AATTCCCGAAGATAATATTCTGGAGACTTCCATCGGAGCTCTTTCATACGATTATCTGGTTGTCTCTACCGGATGCCGTACCAACTATTTTGGTAATGATGGGCTGTCTCAACGAACGATGGCCCTGAAGAACACTGCAGAAGCTCTGTTTAATCGCAACCAGATTCTGGAAAGCTTTGAAAAAGCACAGAATACCAGCAATCTGGAGACAAGGAAACGGCTCATGACATTTGTCATCGTAGGTGGCGGTGCTACGGGTATAGAACTTTCCGGTGCATTGGCAGAAATGAAAAAATTTGTGCTTCCGCAAGACTATCCCGATCTTGATATGAACCTGATGCGCATTATTCTTGTGGATGGTGCTCTCCGTCTGCTCTCCGCTTTCTCTGAAAAATCTTCGGAAGAAGTGGCAAATTACTTATTAAAACGTGACGTAGAGATCATAACCAGTGTGCAAGTTACGAATTATGAGAATGGAACGATGACACTGAGTGATAACAGTACTCTGGAAACAATGAACGTCTTTTGGGTTGCAGGTGTACGCGCCAACAGCATAGAGGGACTTGCAGAGGAAGCCTATGGTCCCGGTAATCGTCTCCTTGTCGATCTTTACAACTGTGTTCAGGGTTATAACAATATTTTTGCCATCGGTGACACTGCACTTATGATTTCCAAGGAATACCCGAAAGGACATCCACAAGTAGTTCAACCAGCCATTCAGCAAGCCCGTAATCTGATCCAGAATCTGGATAGAAAGGAACGGGGACTTGAAATGCAACCTTTTGTTTATCACAACAAAGGCTCCATGGCTACCATAGGACGTAATCACGCAGTGGTGGAACTGAAAAACCTTCGTTTCGGTGGTTTCCCCGCGTGGGCAGTATGGCTATTCATCCACTTAATGAGTATTGTCGGTGTAAAGAACCGTCTGTTTATCTTTGTAGACTGGATGTGGAGTTACTTTACATACGATCCTTCTTTGCGGGTAATTATAAAACCTTTGCGCAGAGATAAACCATAATACCTTATTTTTCGTTATATTAAATATAAATGTTTAAAACGAACGACTATGCTTTACAAATTTTTATTTCCGTCTAAACCGGATGGAGCAGCAACGTCTGCTATATTATTAATAGTGAGAATTATATTTGGTGTGTTATTAATGAATCACGGTATCGAAAAGTGGTCTAATTATCAGGAGTTATCTGCTGTATTTCCCGACCCGCTGGGTGTGGGCAGTCCTCTTTCACTGGGATTAGCCATATTCGGTGAATTGGCTTGTTCTATGGCATTTATCATTGGTTTCCTTTATCGTCTGGCAATGCTGCCGATGATATTTACAATGGGGATGGCATTCTTTGTCATTCACGGAAACGATCCGTTTGCGGTCAAAGAACTAGCTTTCATATATCTGGTGGTATACGTACTGATGTATATTATCGGTCCCGGAAAGTTTGCCGTAGACCACTGGCTGGGTAAGGCTTTGACTCCCAAAAAGCCTTAATTTTACCAGGGCTGTTTAACTGAAAATTTGTTTTTGTCTCTTATTTAAGTGTATTTTTCACAAAAAGCACTTATATTTGCCCGAAAAAAAGAGCAAAGAGTTAAATCAATAAACTCAGTAAAACAAAAGAAAGTAATTATGAAAAAGAGTAATTTGAATTTGGCTGCAACCGTAATGATTTGTGGCGCATTTCTTTTCAGTTCTTGTATTGGTTCTTTCGGCCTGCACAGTAAATTGGTAAATTGGAACCAAAGTATCGGTACAAAGTTTGTTAATGAGCTTGTTTATCTGGCTTGCAACATTATCCCCGTATATCCTGTTTGCTATCTGGCAGATGCGTTGGTAATCAACTCCATTGAATTCTGGAGCGGTTCCAATCCGATGGCTAACGTGGGTGATGTGAAGAAAGTGAAAGGTGAAAACGGAAACTATCTCGTAAAAACATTGGAGAACGGTTACTCTATCACAAAAGAAGGTGAGACCACTGCTATGGAGCTGGTTTACGACAAAGAATTGAACACTTGGAATGTTGTTGCAGAAGGTGTTAGCACTGAATTGTTGCAAATGAACGGTGACGGTACTGCACATATGTATCTGCCGAATGGTGAAGCAATGAATGTGACATTGGATGCACAAGGCGTAGCTGCTGCTCGTCAGGCAACGATGATCAACACTTATTACGCTGCACGCTAATTAAGAAAAGAATTTGAATATGCGGGCGGATGAGTAATCATTCGCCCGTTGCTTTTTATACCCTCCGTTTTTTTAGAATGGATAACCTACTGCAAAGTGGAAAGCAAAGTCACGTCCGAAGTCAGAACGCAGAATGGGATAACGATCCTTTCCCTTTTCAGGGTTAATAGCCTTCATACCACCATCAAAGCGAAGTACAAAGAAATCCAGATCTAGACGTAATCCCACACCGTAAGCTACGGCTATTTGCTTATAAAACTGGTCGAACTTGAATTTACCCCCCGGCTGATCCTGATATTCGCGAATCGTCCAGATATTTCCCGCATCTACAAACAAAGCACCTCTGAACTTCCAGAATAAACGTGTGCGGTATTCTATACTGGCATCCAACTTGATGTCACCCGACTGGTTCATGAAGTTACCTTTTTCATCGGAGAAAGTACCGGGACCAAGACTACGTACCGACCATCCGCGTACACTGTTTGCTCCACCCGAGAAATAACGTTTCTCGAAAGGAATCATCCGTGCGTTT
The nucleotide sequence above comes from Bacteroides intestinalis DSM 17393. Encoded proteins:
- a CDS encoding NAD(P)/FAD-dependent oxidoreductase — protein: MKTKMDIPDKEGRKRLVIVGGGFGGLKLARKLRSDKFQIVLLDKNNHHIFQPLLYQVATAGIEPSAISFPYRKIFKKRKHFHIRICEAQRVIPEDNILETSIGALSYDYLVVSTGCRTNYFGNDGLSQRTMALKNTAEALFNRNQILESFEKAQNTSNLETRKRLMTFVIVGGGATGIELSGALAEMKKFVLPQDYPDLDMNLMRIILVDGALRLLSAFSEKSSEEVANYLLKRDVEIITSVQVTNYENGTMTLSDNSTLETMNVFWVAGVRANSIEGLAEEAYGPGNRLLVDLYNCVQGYNNIFAIGDTALMISKEYPKGHPQVVQPAIQQARNLIQNLDRKERGLEMQPFVYHNKGSMATIGRNHAVVELKNLRFGGFPAWAVWLFIHLMSIVGVKNRLFIFVDWMWSYFTYDPSLRVIIKPLRRDKP
- a CDS encoding DoxX family protein, whose protein sequence is MLYKFLFPSKPDGAATSAILLIVRIIFGVLLMNHGIEKWSNYQELSAVFPDPLGVGSPLSLGLAIFGELACSMAFIIGFLYRLAMLPMIFTMGMAFFVIHGNDPFAVKELAFIYLVVYVLMYIIGPGKFAVDHWLGKALTPKKP
- a CDS encoding DUF3332 domain-containing protein, whose product is MKKSNLNLAATVMICGAFLFSSCIGSFGLHSKLVNWNQSIGTKFVNELVYLACNIIPVYPVCYLADALVINSIEFWSGSNPMANVGDVKKVKGENGNYLVKTLENGYSITKEGETTAMELVYDKELNTWNVVAEGVSTELLQMNGDGTAHMYLPNGEAMNVTLDAQGVAAARQATMINTYYAAR